The Croceibacterium sp. TMG7-5b_MA50 genome segment ACACGATGTACGGCCCACGGTTGCACTGCACGACCGGCGGAGGCGGCGGCGGGGGCGGCGGGGGAGGCGGCGGCGGCGGGGGCGGCGGCGGCGGCGGGGGCGGCGGCGGCGGAGCCTCGCCACCCAGGTTCGCCGTCAGCGTCAGCAGCGCGGAGTGCGACTCGATGTCGTAGCTCGCGGCGCGACCCAGGCCGTCTACGGCGTCGAAGTTGTTGGTGTTGAGGTAACGATACTTCAGACCGACATCGACGCTTTCCGTCACCGGCACGCGCAGCTGCGCGATACCCTGGTAAGCCCAGTCATTGTCCGTCTGCGACGGGATCAGGTCAGGGCCACCGGCAGACAGCTGCATCTTCGACCAGGCGCGACCGAAGCCGCCACCGAAGGACAGGCCGACGCCGTCTTCACCACCAATGTCGAACATCGCGTTCAGCATGGCAGCAGCGACACGGACGTGCCCGCGGGCTTCGGCGGTGCCGAAGTCGAGGCCGGGCGTCGCGTTCAGCGGCAGACCAACGGTGGTGTTGGTGGTGACGCTGTCGGGATCGGTCTGCAGCCAGAACCCTTCCAGCTCGGCCCGGACGGGACCGAAATCGTAGCCGACGAAGCCGCCGACATCGAAGCCCTCGTCGCTCTCGACCGAGAACGCGTCATCGGTGGTGCCGCTGTCGACGTCGATGTCGCTCGGCAGGGCGATGCCGCCCTGGATACCGATATA includes the following:
- a CDS encoding OmpA family protein translates to MKKFALGLLLASAIAVPATAKDGQPYIGIQGGIALPSDIDVDSGTTDDAFSVESDEGFDVGGFVGYDFGPVRAELEGFWLQTDPDSVTTNTTVGLPLNATPGLDFGTAEARGHVRVAAAMLNAMFDIGGEDGVGLSFGGGFGRAWSKMQLSAGGPDLIPSQTDNDWAYQGIAQLRVPVTESVDVGLKYRYLNTNNFDAVDGLGRAASYDIESHSALLTLTANLGGEAPPPPPPPPPPPPPPPPPPPPPPPPPPVVQCNRGPYIVFFDWDKSAITPEAATILDSAVTAYGNCANVPIMLAGYTDTSGSTQYNLGLAGRRNDAVRTYLTGKGIPAARITSEAFGEANLRVPTADGVRELQNRRVEISYGPGSGR